One Bombus huntii isolate Logan2020A chromosome 12, iyBomHunt1.1, whole genome shotgun sequence DNA segment encodes these proteins:
- the LOC126872094 gene encoding ankyrin repeat and zinc finger domain-containing protein 1-like isoform X1: MDHQIFKIYNQEDFNRITKGIKVAQCMQSRSSSVSGSERMISQLDDLVVSDSLSCSFCNTIFEDKAQQRLHYKLDWHRYNLKQRLNGLRPINEDKFNLLADEGNVSSLSGSDVESENEDETYASETGSGHCESKISIKNKKIEKKGKNTESVSDSSDTEYCDDIIKEKKVEALLVTANRHSKVFFENDDGNIFSIYRCLLHNKKEIPEVDNEMIAQALDSGRKTTWTVIMIGGGHFAAAVFQDGEPIVHKTFHSYTVRAKQGFAQSSRTTANHPKSAGASLRRYNEASLLQHVQDILESWSSHISNSSLILYRAVGPYNRTVLFGGKNPPLDKNDLRLRPLPFPTRRATFSEVKRVYDILSSMEIYGSASDFTDSFPISPRQPLRKKVSKADVSSEIPEKIEDVEYDSNATNNVRNPQDSDKNKIPAQASPERQHKNSRSHIDRAKPRKSPCRPLPDIIARLARSSSESELDQTGTSNIPMDVSLIEQELEVEFNENLLAFQDTVPRYMKNKKARRQKKKTKKDECVLNETLTNAKVKLWSACKLGDDELLSSVINDLVIQVKKFVELEEQNQEDVTVDFNSIVNKDDVKKLVNDANEDGNTMLHVAALGGHLKLVWQLLEIGSDPCNKNKKLQTPYAAANDKETRNTFRRFMGAYPDKFNYSKSQIPGPLTDEIEQEELEKKRQQRKIKREKDKLKRKEFELKKQEEDTKQKYLSLSDREKRALAAEQRILNQGCTIISRCFQCGVNMAGQVPFEYNSNRFCSMPCLKEHRLHNKVVI; the protein is encoded by the exons ATGGAtcatcaaatatttaaaatatacaacCAGGAAGACTTTAACAGAATCACAAAGGGTATTAAAGTTGCACAATGTATGCAATCGCGATCGTCATCTG TTTCAGGAAGTGAGAGAATGATAAGTCAACTTGATGATTTAGTTGTATCAGATTCCTTAAGTTGTTCATTTTGTAATACTATATTTGAAGACAAAGCACAACAAAGACTGCATTATAAGTTAGATTGGCACCGGTATAATTTAAAACAGCGTTTGAATGGATTAAGACCTATTAATGAAGATAAATTTAATCTTTTAGCTGATGAAG GCAATGTTTCGAGTTTATCTGGAAGTGATGTAGAATCTGAAAATGAAGATGAGACATATGCCTCAGAAACAGGATCTGGTCATTGTGAAAGTAAAATCTCcattaaaaataagaaaattgaaaaaaaaggaaaaaatacaGAGTCAGTTTCTGATAGTTCTGATACAGAATATTGTGATGACATtatcaaagagaaaaaagttGAGGCTTTATTAGTCACTGCAAATCGTCATTCAAAAGTTTTTTTTGAGAATGATGAtggaaatatatttagtatataTAGATGCTTACTTCACAATAAGAAG GAAATTCCAGAGGTAGACAATGAGATGATTGCTCAGGCACTGGACAGTGGGAGAAAAACAACATGGACTGTTATCATGATTGGTGGAGGACATTTTGCTGCAGCTGTGTTTCAAG ATGGAGAACCTATTGTGCACAAAACATTTCATTCTTATACAGTACGCGCAAAACAGGGCTTTGCTCAAAGTTCACGTACAACAGCTAATCATCCAAAGAGTGCTGGAGCTAGTTTACGTCGTTATAATGAAGCATCTCTCCTTCAG CATGTGCAAGATATACTTGAATCATGGTCATCTCATATCAGTAATTCCTCTCTAATTTTGTATAGAGCAGTTGGTCCATATAATCGTACTGTATTATTTGGAGGAAAAAATCCACCTTTAGATAAGAATGACTTAAGATTGAGGCCACTACCTTTTCCTACTCGTAGAGCAACATTTAGTGAAGTTAAAAGAGTGTATGACATTTTAAGTTCCATGGAAATTTATG GCTCTGCATCTGATTTTACAGATTCTTTTCCTATTTCACCACGACAACCTCTTAGAAAAAAAGTTTCAAAAGCTGATGTATCTAGCGAAATTCCGGAGAAAATAGAGGATGTAGAGTATGATTCTAATGCTACCAATAACGTACGTAATCCACAAGATAGCGATAAGAATAAAATTCCCGCTCAAGCATCTCCCGAAAGACAACATAAGAATTCTCGATCTCATATAGATAGAGCAAAACCAAGAAAAAGTCCATGTCGCCCTTTACCCG ATATCATTGCTAGATTAGCACGATCGTCTTCGGAATCAGAATTGGATCAAACAGGAACTTCTAATATTCCAATGGatgtttcattaattgaaCAAGAATTGGAAGtagaatttaatgaaaatttactcGCCTTTCAAGATACTGTGCCAAGATatatgaagaataaaaaagcTCGTCGTCAgaagaaaaagacgaaaaaagaTG AATGCGTACTGAACGAAACTTTAACCAATGCTAAAGTTAAATTATGGTCTGCATGTAAATTAGGTGATGATGAATTATTATCATCTGTAATTAATGATCTCGTAATTCAAGTAAAAAAGTTTGTGGAGTTGGAAGAACAAAATCAAGAGGACGtaactgtagattttaattcaATTGTAAACAAAGATGATGTGAAGAAATTGGTAAATGATGCTAATGAAGATGGTAATACGATGTTACATGTAGCAGCTTTGGGTGGACACTTGAAATTAGTGTG GCAATTACTAGAAATTGGATCAGATCCttgcaataaaaataagaagcTACAAACACCATATGCTGCGGCAAATGATAAGGAAACCAGAAATACTTTTAGAAGATTTATGGGCGCTTATCCTGACAAGTTCAATTATAGCAAA TCTCAAATACCTGGCCCACTTACTGATGAAATAGAACAAGAggaattagaaaaaaagagacaacaaagaaaaataaaacgggaGAAAGATAAATtgaagagaaaagaatttgAACTTAAAAAACAAGAAGAAGATACAAAGCAAAAATATCTTAGTCTTAGTGACAGAGAAAAG AGAGCTTTGGCTGCAGAGCAACGTATTTTAAACCAAGGATGCACCATAATTTCACGATGCTTTCAATGTGGTGTGAATATGGCAGGTCAAGTGCCTTTTGAGTATAATTCCAATCGTTTCTGTTCTATGCCGTGCCTAAAGGAACATCGCCTTCACAACAAAGTTGTTATCTGA
- the LOC126872094 gene encoding ankyrin repeat and zinc finger domain-containing protein 1-like isoform X2, whose amino-acid sequence MISQLDDLVVSDSLSCSFCNTIFEDKAQQRLHYKLDWHRYNLKQRLNGLRPINEDKFNLLADEGNVSSLSGSDVESENEDETYASETGSGHCESKISIKNKKIEKKGKNTESVSDSSDTEYCDDIIKEKKVEALLVTANRHSKVFFENDDGNIFSIYRCLLHNKKEIPEVDNEMIAQALDSGRKTTWTVIMIGGGHFAAAVFQDGEPIVHKTFHSYTVRAKQGFAQSSRTTANHPKSAGASLRRYNEASLLQHVQDILESWSSHISNSSLILYRAVGPYNRTVLFGGKNPPLDKNDLRLRPLPFPTRRATFSEVKRVYDILSSMEIYGSASDFTDSFPISPRQPLRKKVSKADVSSEIPEKIEDVEYDSNATNNVRNPQDSDKNKIPAQASPERQHKNSRSHIDRAKPRKSPCRPLPDIIARLARSSSESELDQTGTSNIPMDVSLIEQELEVEFNENLLAFQDTVPRYMKNKKARRQKKKTKKDECVLNETLTNAKVKLWSACKLGDDELLSSVINDLVIQVKKFVELEEQNQEDVTVDFNSIVNKDDVKKLVNDANEDGNTMLHVAALGGHLKLVWQLLEIGSDPCNKNKKLQTPYAAANDKETRNTFRRFMGAYPDKFNYSKSQIPGPLTDEIEQEELEKKRQQRKIKREKDKLKRKEFELKKQEEDTKQKYLSLSDREKRALAAEQRILNQGCTIISRCFQCGVNMAGQVPFEYNSNRFCSMPCLKEHRLHNKVVI is encoded by the exons ATGATAAGTCAACTTGATGATTTAGTTGTATCAGATTCCTTAAGTTGTTCATTTTGTAATACTATATTTGAAGACAAAGCACAACAAAGACTGCATTATAAGTTAGATTGGCACCGGTATAATTTAAAACAGCGTTTGAATGGATTAAGACCTATTAATGAAGATAAATTTAATCTTTTAGCTGATGAAG GCAATGTTTCGAGTTTATCTGGAAGTGATGTAGAATCTGAAAATGAAGATGAGACATATGCCTCAGAAACAGGATCTGGTCATTGTGAAAGTAAAATCTCcattaaaaataagaaaattgaaaaaaaaggaaaaaatacaGAGTCAGTTTCTGATAGTTCTGATACAGAATATTGTGATGACATtatcaaagagaaaaaagttGAGGCTTTATTAGTCACTGCAAATCGTCATTCAAAAGTTTTTTTTGAGAATGATGAtggaaatatatttagtatataTAGATGCTTACTTCACAATAAGAAG GAAATTCCAGAGGTAGACAATGAGATGATTGCTCAGGCACTGGACAGTGGGAGAAAAACAACATGGACTGTTATCATGATTGGTGGAGGACATTTTGCTGCAGCTGTGTTTCAAG ATGGAGAACCTATTGTGCACAAAACATTTCATTCTTATACAGTACGCGCAAAACAGGGCTTTGCTCAAAGTTCACGTACAACAGCTAATCATCCAAAGAGTGCTGGAGCTAGTTTACGTCGTTATAATGAAGCATCTCTCCTTCAG CATGTGCAAGATATACTTGAATCATGGTCATCTCATATCAGTAATTCCTCTCTAATTTTGTATAGAGCAGTTGGTCCATATAATCGTACTGTATTATTTGGAGGAAAAAATCCACCTTTAGATAAGAATGACTTAAGATTGAGGCCACTACCTTTTCCTACTCGTAGAGCAACATTTAGTGAAGTTAAAAGAGTGTATGACATTTTAAGTTCCATGGAAATTTATG GCTCTGCATCTGATTTTACAGATTCTTTTCCTATTTCACCACGACAACCTCTTAGAAAAAAAGTTTCAAAAGCTGATGTATCTAGCGAAATTCCGGAGAAAATAGAGGATGTAGAGTATGATTCTAATGCTACCAATAACGTACGTAATCCACAAGATAGCGATAAGAATAAAATTCCCGCTCAAGCATCTCCCGAAAGACAACATAAGAATTCTCGATCTCATATAGATAGAGCAAAACCAAGAAAAAGTCCATGTCGCCCTTTACCCG ATATCATTGCTAGATTAGCACGATCGTCTTCGGAATCAGAATTGGATCAAACAGGAACTTCTAATATTCCAATGGatgtttcattaattgaaCAAGAATTGGAAGtagaatttaatgaaaatttactcGCCTTTCAAGATACTGTGCCAAGATatatgaagaataaaaaagcTCGTCGTCAgaagaaaaagacgaaaaaagaTG AATGCGTACTGAACGAAACTTTAACCAATGCTAAAGTTAAATTATGGTCTGCATGTAAATTAGGTGATGATGAATTATTATCATCTGTAATTAATGATCTCGTAATTCAAGTAAAAAAGTTTGTGGAGTTGGAAGAACAAAATCAAGAGGACGtaactgtagattttaattcaATTGTAAACAAAGATGATGTGAAGAAATTGGTAAATGATGCTAATGAAGATGGTAATACGATGTTACATGTAGCAGCTTTGGGTGGACACTTGAAATTAGTGTG GCAATTACTAGAAATTGGATCAGATCCttgcaataaaaataagaagcTACAAACACCATATGCTGCGGCAAATGATAAGGAAACCAGAAATACTTTTAGAAGATTTATGGGCGCTTATCCTGACAAGTTCAATTATAGCAAA TCTCAAATACCTGGCCCACTTACTGATGAAATAGAACAAGAggaattagaaaaaaagagacaacaaagaaaaataaaacgggaGAAAGATAAATtgaagagaaaagaatttgAACTTAAAAAACAAGAAGAAGATACAAAGCAAAAATATCTTAGTCTTAGTGACAGAGAAAAG AGAGCTTTGGCTGCAGAGCAACGTATTTTAAACCAAGGATGCACCATAATTTCACGATGCTTTCAATGTGGTGTGAATATGGCAGGTCAAGTGCCTTTTGAGTATAATTCCAATCGTTTCTGTTCTATGCCGTGCCTAAAGGAACATCGCCTTCACAACAAAGTTGTTATCTGA
- the LOC126872100 gene encoding uncharacterized protein LOC126872100 has protein sequence MSQPTLNLSFSGINFVGMNRSSRLSYTSLKAASGDNSINEEERLSARSAPFGGGSSRGSLTMDQGTSRLSQPDVTRFILRQDVPGKRDRLSQSTLVIGDYHPGRGQQRLSQPCLSTGKDLNLPTMVFHSPSPPPTKHKRFSPAIHASQRDRLSQLDIGAKYRNFKESAVTKFNRDRFSIPELETQNDLRLIAGTPKQRFSLDSQLTRNQDVTRSRLLPIASSPISEHQQPKIDEQVGIPGGKLKSPAREGLGSVLVASTTPILPSSERQLLSAELNKITTAIASTPPATTQQKSQTTLRTSKLHRSVSPIPNRERMSVPEIRNSSLRRLLDPPTRQRHSITGNLRQSIISPIKPLDFGRKSPKHLFEEALERFRKDEKEENRKNEISNSEALIDIVDEPKHIQKHYSYTYETDDNSSILGKISMSAIPKKKYLESNFDENEQVITTVIETDVPMIIANPKYVKKSSYSSETPKWIRKYLESESPKVGRKTTSNKEKSNRRNSRRKSSLESVEGEKITDKVRSKSVSSGERSPMLKNTGIQSELKNMKNTYVRILPSNKIQENKYEVKVDNNWIDGNIQGLYGDECDDTDSDDSTSI, from the coding sequence ATGTCTCAACCTACGTTGAACTTGAGCTTCAGCGGTATCAATTTTGTCGGAATGAATCGTAGCTCTAGATTGTCTTACACAAGTCTTAAAGCAGCTTCCGGGGATAATAGTATTAATGAAGAAGAGAGATTATCAGCACGAAGCGCGCCGTTCGGCGGAGGAAGCTCGAGAGGAAGCTTAACGATGGATCAAGGTACCTCGAGATTGTCTCAACCGGACGTAACAAGATTTATCTTGCGTCAGGATGTACCAGGGAAACGAGATCGCCTTTCTCAATCCACTTTAGTTATCGGTGATTACCATCCTGGTCGTGGTCAACAGAGATTATCTCAACCTTGCCTAAGTACAGGGAAAGATCTCAATTTACCCACAATGGTTTTCCATTCTCCCTCTCCACCGCCTACCAAGCATAAAAGATTTTCTCCTGCCATACACGCTAGCCAGAGGGATCGCCTGTCGCAGTTGGACATTGGTGCTAAATATAGGAACTTCAAGGAGTCGGCTGTGACGAAATTTAATCGAGATAGATTTTCAATACCGGAACTAGAGACGCAAAACGATCTTAGATTAATAGCAGGCACGCCGAAGCAAAGATTTAGTTTGGACAGTCAACTGACACGTAATCAGGATGTGACTCGGTCCAGACTATTACCGATAGCTAGTTCACCTATCAGTGAACACCAGCAACCTAAGATCGACGAACAAGTAGGAATTCCTGGAGGTAAACTCAAAAGTCCCGCTAGAGAAGGCCTTGGAAGTGTACTTGTGGCAAGCACAACTCCGATCCTACCATCAAGCGAAAGACAATTATTATCAgctgaattaaataaaataacgacTGCAATTGCTTCGACACCACCAGCTACAACACAACAGAAGAGTCAGACGACGCTTAGGACAAGCAAACTTCACAGATCAGTCTCACCGATTCCTAACAGGGAAAGAATGTCGGTGCCCGAAATAAGGAATTCGAGTCTGCGTCGATTGCTTGATCCGCCAACAAGGCAAAGACACAGTATTACAGGCAATCTGAGGCAGAGTATAATTTCTCCGATCAAACCTCTCGACTTTGGCAGAAAGTCACCGAAACATTTATTCGAGGAGGCTCTGGAAAGATTTCGCAAGGatgagaaagaagaaaatcggAAGAACGAAATTTCGAATTCGGAAGCTCTTATCGATATTGTTGATGAACCTAAACATATTCAGAAACATTACTCGTACACGTACGAAACAGATGACAATTCCTCGATACTTGGAAAGATAAGCATGTCCGCGATACCGAAGAAGAAGTATTTAGAAAgtaattttgatgaaaacgAACAGGTAATCACTACGGTGATAGAAACAGACGTACCAATGATTATAGCCAATCCAAAGTACGTGAAGAAATCGTCTTACTCGAGCGAGACCCCGAAGTGGATTAGAAAGTATTTAGAAAGCGAAAGTCCAAAAGTAGGAAGAAAGACGACGAGCAACAAAGAAAAGTCTAACAGAAGAAATAGTCGAAGGAAAAGCTCTTTGGAATCGGTGGAAGGCGAGAAAATTACAGATAAAGTTCGTTCGAAGTCGGTGAGTAGCGGTGAAAGGAGTCCGATGCTGAAGAACACCGGCATACAGTCCGAATTGAAGAACATGAAGAACACGTACGTAAGAATTCTCCCCTCGAATAAAATTCAAGAGAACAAGTATGAAGTAAAGGTAGATAACAACTGGATCGATGGAAATATTCAGGGACTGTATGGCGATGAATGCGACGATACGGATTCCGATGATTCCACGTCCATTTAA